GCAGGGGCAGGTGCCGCCCGTGATGTCGACGCCGCGCGCCTTGGCATCGCGCAGCGGCCCGAGTTCGAGGGCCGACGAGATATGCAGTACATGGACGCGCGCGCCGGTCCACTCGGCGAGGATGGCTGCGCGGGCGACCGCTTCGGCAGCCACGACAGCCGGCCGCGCTGCGATATGGGCGAGCGGATCGTTCCGGCCAGCCTCGACCAGGCGCTTCTGCCGCCAGGCCATGATGGAGGCGGTCTCGGCGTGAAGCGAAATGCGCAAGCCCGAGCGCGCGACGATCTCGAAACCTTCCAGCATTGCGCCGGTGGAGGGTGAGGGCAGGTTACCGAACGTATTGCCCATGAAGCACTTGAAGGCGTTGACCCCGCCGTCGATCAAGCCCTGCAACTCGTCGATATTGTCTTCCGCAAGCAGCCCGTAGAGGCCGAAATCCACATAGGCCTTTTTCGCGGCCTCCTGCTTCTGGCGCAGTTCCACCACCGAGCGGGTGGGCGGATGGGTGTTGGGCATCTCGAACACGGTGGTCGTGCCGCCCATGGCGGCCGCCGCAGTCCCGGTCTCCCAGTCTTCCTTGTGGGTGTAGCCGGGTTCACGGAAATGGACGTGGACGTCGATGGCACCTGGCAAGACGAATTGACCGGTCGCATCAAGCGTCTCGGTCGCGGAGCCGAGCGTGCCCGGCTGACCGACCGCTGCGATCAGGCCGTCCTTGATAGCGACGTCGGCCACAGACCGGCTGTCGCCGGTAACGACAGTGCCGCCTGTGATCAGCAGATCATGCATCATGTCGCTCACAGCATGGCCCAGCCGCCATCGACCGGGAGGTCGACACCGGTGATCTGGCGTGCCGCATCGGAGGCGAGGAACAGGCAGGCATTGGCGACATCGACATCGGTCGAGATGCGCCGCATCGCGTAATCGGCGGCGTGATGCTTGACCGCTTCCTCCTCCGTGATGCCCAGGCGCTTGGCCATGTCCGGGATCACCTTGGTCCGGAAGCGCTCGCCCTCGATCATGCCGGGTGCCACGCAATTGACGTTGATGCCGAGCGGCCCGACCTCGAGCGCGAAGCTCTTGGTGATGCCGCGCAGGCCCCATTTCGATGCGGAATAGGCCATGCGTCCGGCCCGACCACGCATGCCGAACGTTCCGCCGACATTGACGATCTTGCCGTAGCGCTGCTCGATCATGGTCGGCGTCACCGCCCGCATCGTGTTGAAGCAGCCGCGCATGTTGAGGTCGACGATCTCGTCGAACTCCTCCTCCGTCGTTTCCCAGCCGGTCTTGCCGATCGGACCGGAGCCGCCGGCGACATTGACCAGAATATCGATCCGGCCGCCAAAGGCCGTCTTCGCCGCCTCGACAGCCTTGTCGCAATCGGCGCCCTTGGTGATATCGCAGCCGACGATGATCGCTTCCGCGCCCTTGGCGCGCGCCTCGGCAGCCACCGGCTCGATGGCTCCAGTGTCGCGGCCAAGCAGCGCCAGACGGCAGCCCTCCGCTGCAAACAGGCGCGTCACGGCCGCACCCATGCCCTTGGCCGGTCCCGTGATGAGAACCACCCGGCCCTTCATGTTGAAATCCATGATCGCGAGCCTCAGCCGAGCTTCCGGATGCGTTCGGCCATGGGCGGCAGGAACGCGTCGTTGAAGATCTCGTCGGTGCCAGGCAGGCGCGGCAGGGCGTTCGCCTCCTTGACGATCGCGATCGATTTGGCGAGTCGCGCGGTATCGGGCGCGCCGAGACCAAGGGTCGCGATCTCCGGGTGGCCCATCTCGTCCTGAAGGGTTGCGATCAGGCGTTCCTTCTCCACCGCCTTGTTGATCAGCGGCTCGCGCTTGGCCACCGAGTCCACCGCGGCGTCATAGTCCTTCAGCGTGTCGACAAGACCGCGATTGAAGGCCCGCACAATGCCCTTCAGCGCATCCGGCTTCTCGGCGACCAGCTTGCGCGAGACGATCAGGCAGTTGGAATAGAGGTCCATGCCGTGGTCGCCGTAATTGATGAAGCGGAACTGCTTGTCGGGATCGATGCCGGCGAGCTTCGCCGAAAAGCGGATCGTGTTGACGAAGCCGAAGGCGCCATCGACCTGGCCGCGCTGGAGCATCTGCTCGCGCAGGTTGGGCGCCATGTTGGTGATGGTCACCTTGGATGCGTCGACGCCGGCGAGCTTGGCGAAGGCCGGAAAGAGCTGCAGCGCGCCATCGTTCGCAGGACCTCCAAGGGTCTTGCCCTCGAGGTCCTTCGGCGTCTTGATCGGGCCATCGGCCTTCACCGCGATGGTGAAGGGCGGACGATTGAACATCATGTAGATGCCGATCGGCGTCGACGGGTCCGGCGCCGGCTTCTTGCCGGCCAGGACCATCAACGCATTAATGTCGCCGAACCCCATGTCATACGAACCGGACGCGACCGCACCGACCGCGGCGCCCGAGCCATTGCCCTGGTCGATTTCCAGTTCGACGCCGGCCTCGCGCAGATAGCCTTTGTCCTGCGCGATGAAGAACCAGCTCTGCGGCCCTTGGTAGCGCCAGTTCAGCACCATCTTGAGCTTCGTCAGGGTCTGCGCAATGGCGGGAGCCCCCAGGGCGGCAGCGGCCAGAGACCCGCAGGCAAGGGCACCGAACGTGCGGCGAGAGTAGATCGGACCCATGGCGCAGCCTCCTTGAAGTGACGGCGGCGAGGCTAGGAGCGGGTTGACCAAGGGGCAATTGCATAATGTAGGCAGATATTGCCTTCTTGTTAGGCAACGGACTGTCCAGGGCAGCGCCATGCCTTCGGTTGCCCGATCGAGGCCCATGACCGAAGATCAGACGATGATTCCGTCCAGCACGCTCTCCCCGCCCTCACGCCGTCTGGACATGATCGACGCGCTGCGGGGCGTCGCCCTGCTCGGCATGTTCGCCTATCACCTGAGCTGGGACCTCGCCTATCTCGGATTCGTCCGCCAAAGCCTGCCATTCGAGCCTGCCATGGCCTGGTTTGCCCATGCGGTCGCCGGCAGTTTCCTGGCGCTGGCCGGCGCTGGCCTTGTGCTTGCGGATGACCGTGGCCGTGACCGCGCGGCCTATCTCAGGCGTCTGGCGCTGGTGGCCGGCGCCGCCACGCTCGTCACCATCGTGAGCTACTTCGCCATGCCGCAGGCCATGGTGACGTTCGGCATCCTGCACCTGATCGCCCTGATGAGCGTGTTGGGTCTGCCCTTTCTGCGCATGCCCCGGGTTGTCGCAGCCCTGGCCGCCATCGTGGTCGCCGCACTGCCGCTCGCATTCCGGTCACCGGCCTTCGATCACCCGACCCTTGCATGGCTCGGTCTCAGCACGACATCGCCGAACTCGATCGATTTCGTTCCGCTCTTTCCCTGGGCCGCGGCCGTGCTAGCGGGCATCGTGGCCATGCGCGCGATTCTCGAGAGCTTGCCCGATGGCGCATGGGCTCATTGGCGTGCCGAAGGGCGGTTCACGCGCCTGCTCGTCTGGGGCGGCCGCCGCAGCCTGTGGATCTATCTCGTCCACCAGCCGGTGTTCCTGGCGCTGCTCTTCGGCCTTGCCAATGTAACCGGTGTAAGGCCCGCAACCGTCGATCGCGGCGAGCTATTCATGAACGACTGCCGATCAAACTGCGCCGCATCTGGCGGTTCCGCCGACATCTGCCAGCGGGCCTGTTCCTGCACCGCCGACAATGCCCGCGCCGCAGGTCTCTGGGACCGGCTGATCACCAATCGCCTGACGCCGGAACAGACCACACAGATCGGCGAAATGGCGCGCGCCTGCGTACCGCAGCGCCGCCGCGGCTGATCCCCAGCCGAAACAAAGGAAACCGCCA
This region of Phreatobacter aquaticus genomic DNA includes:
- a CDS encoding DUF1624 domain-containing protein; protein product: MTEDQTMIPSSTLSPPSRRLDMIDALRGVALLGMFAYHLSWDLAYLGFVRQSLPFEPAMAWFAHAVAGSFLALAGAGLVLADDRGRDRAAYLRRLALVAGAATLVTIVSYFAMPQAMVTFGILHLIALMSVLGLPFLRMPRVVAALAAIVVAALPLAFRSPAFDHPTLAWLGLSTTSPNSIDFVPLFPWAAAVLAGIVAMRAILESLPDGAWAHWRAEGRFTRLLVWGGRRSLWIYLVHQPVFLALLFGLANVTGVRPATVDRGELFMNDCRSNCAASGGSADICQRACSCTADNARAAGLWDRLITNRLTPEQTTQIGEMARACVPQRRRG
- the allB gene encoding allantoinase AllB, encoding MMHDLLITGGTVVTGDSRSVADVAIKDGLIAAVGQPGTLGSATETLDATGQFVLPGAIDVHVHFREPGYTHKEDWETGTAAAAMGGTTTVFEMPNTHPPTRSVVELRQKQEAAKKAYVDFGLYGLLAEDNIDELQGLIDGGVNAFKCFMGNTFGNLPSPSTGAMLEGFEIVARSGLRISLHAETASIMAWRQKRLVEAGRNDPLAHIAARPAVVAAEAVARAAILAEWTGARVHVLHISSALELGPLRDAKARGVDITGGTCPCYLLLDSSDYARLGSVIRVNPPVRDAADSEAIWAALKDGTVDLIETDHAPHTLEEKTKSVIWEADCGFPGVETQMPLMLNQVSKGRMSLEDYVRYSAEAPAKRFGLFPVKGRIAAGAHADIAVVDMARSETIRAAGLQSRGKVTPFEGETVTGIPIHTLVRGRFVQRDRTLVTGAKGHGRQVTDIQKMPTPVLHNQDQTLASVLRGPG
- a CDS encoding ABC transporter substrate-binding protein, with the translated sequence MGPIYSRRTFGALACGSLAAAALGAPAIAQTLTKLKMVLNWRYQGPQSWFFIAQDKGYLREAGVELEIDQGNGSGAAVGAVASGSYDMGFGDINALMVLAGKKPAPDPSTPIGIYMMFNRPPFTIAVKADGPIKTPKDLEGKTLGGPANDGALQLFPAFAKLAGVDASKVTITNMAPNLREQMLQRGQVDGAFGFVNTIRFSAKLAGIDPDKQFRFINYGDHGMDLYSNCLIVSRKLVAEKPDALKGIVRAFNRGLVDTLKDYDAAVDSVAKREPLINKAVEKERLIATLQDEMGHPEIATLGLGAPDTARLAKSIAIVKEANALPRLPGTDEIFNDAFLPPMAERIRKLG
- a CDS encoding SDR family NAD(P)-dependent oxidoreductase, which produces MDFNMKGRVVLITGPAKGMGAAVTRLFAAEGCRLALLGRDTGAIEPVAAEARAKGAEAIIVGCDITKGADCDKAVEAAKTAFGGRIDILVNVAGGSGPIGKTGWETTEEEFDEIVDLNMRGCFNTMRAVTPTMIEQRYGKIVNVGGTFGMRGRAGRMAYSASKWGLRGITKSFALEVGPLGINVNCVAPGMIEGERFRTKVIPDMAKRLGITEEEAVKHHAADYAMRRISTDVDVANACLFLASDAARQITGVDLPVDGGWAML